The following are from one region of the Salvia hispanica cultivar TCC Black 2014 unplaced genomic scaffold, UniMelb_Shisp_WGS_1.0 HiC_scaffold_245, whole genome shotgun sequence genome:
- the LOC125198771 gene encoding monofunctional riboflavin biosynthesis protein RIBA 3, chloroplastic-like isoform X2 — protein sequence MAASHVSSEAVAFMVRNGSGIISVGMKEEDLERLDLPLMSPQNEDNSSAPSFTVTVDARVGTSTGVSASDRAKTVLALSSPESRPGDFRRPGHVFPLKYRKGGVLSRVGHTEASVDLVTLAGLQPVSVLSAVVDSEDVSMASIATLRKLALDYNIPIVSITDLIRYRRKREKLVERTAVSRLPTKWGLFAVHSYRSKLDGIEHIALVKGDIGNGQDVLVRVHSECLTGDIFGSRRCDCGNQLELAMQLIEQAGRGVVVYLRGHEGRGIGLGHKLQAYNLQDQGHDTVEANLELGFAADAREYGIGAQILRDVGVHTMRLMTNNPAKFTGLKGYGLAVVGRVPVLTPITEDNMRYLETKRVKMGHVYGSDVQGPLSDFIKSNTDKQDPTEGNNKN from the exons ATGGCGGCCTCTCATGTGAGCTCTGAGGCGGTTGCTTTCATGGTGAGGAACGGCTCGGGTATAATCTCAGTCGGCATGAAGGAAGAGGACCTTGAGAGGCTAGACCTCCCTTTGATGTCCCCTCAAAATGAAGATAATTCCTCTGCTCCTTCCTTCACTGTCACTGTG GATGCTAGAGTTGGAACATCTACTGGAGTGTCCGCTTCAGACAGGGCAAAAACAGTGCTTGCTCTGTCCTCTCCTGAGTCGAGGCCAGGGGATTTCAGAAGGCCGGGCCATGTATTCCCTCTCAAGTATAGGAAGGGTGGCGTTCTAAGTAGAGTTGGCCACACTGAAGCTTCTGTTGATTTGGTAACACTAGCTGGTTTGCAGCCAGTCTCAGTTCTATCGGCCGTAGTTGATTCAGAAGATGTTTCCATGGCCTCGATTGCCACTTTGAGAAAGTTGGCCTTGGATTATAACATTCCAATTGTTTCAATCACTGATCTCATAAG GTATAGGAGAAAGAGGGAAAAGCTTGTTGAAAGGACTGCAGTTTCGCGTTTGCCAACTAAATGGGGCTTGTTTGCGGTTCACAGTTATCGTTCGAAACTGGATGGGATAGAACATATAGCGCTTGTGAAG GGAGACATAGGGAATGGACAGGATGTTCTTGTGAGGGTTCATTCGGAGTGTTTGACAGGTGACATTTTTGGATCAAGACGATGCGACTGTGGCAATCAATTGGAACTGGCAATGCAGTTGATAGAGCAAGCCGGTAGAGGCGTTGTAGTGTATCTACGAGGGCACGAGGGGCGTGGGATAGGGCTTGGTCACAAGCTTCAGGCCTACAACTTGCAGGATCAAGGCCATGACACAGTTGAAGCAAACCTCGAGCTTGGTTTTGCAGCTGATGCGCGCGAATATGGGATAGGCGCCCAG ATTCTACGAGACGTTGGAGTTCATACCATGCGCCTGATGACGAACAATCCGGCCAAATTTACTGGTCTCAAGGGCTACGGTCTGGCAGTTGTGGGGCGTGTTCCTGTGCTGACCCCCATCACAGAGGATAACATGCGGTATTTGGAGACGAAACGCGTGAAGATGGGTCATGTTTATGGATCTGATGTACAAGGGCCACTGTCTGActtcatcaaatcaaatactGATAAACAAGATCCAACAGAGGGAAACAACAAAAACTGA
- the LOC125198771 gene encoding monofunctional riboflavin biosynthesis protein RIBA 3, chloroplastic-like isoform X1, translated as MDCIALQQSSFPHIFITSKSPHSTHTHLAPIPPHKTACKLAALGSSDTFSSNDESIPPPFGTLEAQITQETIDFFVSDAEGDPDCPSPGYSPIDQALSALRQQKFVLVVDDYDGDDHVEGNLVMAASHVSSEAVAFMVRNGSGIISVGMKEEDLERLDLPLMSPQNEDNSSAPSFTVTVDARVGTSTGVSASDRAKTVLALSSPESRPGDFRRPGHVFPLKYRKGGVLSRVGHTEASVDLVTLAGLQPVSVLSAVVDSEDVSMASIATLRKLALDYNIPIVSITDLIRYRRKREKLVERTAVSRLPTKWGLFAVHSYRSKLDGIEHIALVKGDIGNGQDVLVRVHSECLTGDIFGSRRCDCGNQLELAMQLIEQAGRGVVVYLRGHEGRGIGLGHKLQAYNLQDQGHDTVEANLELGFAADAREYGIGAQILRDVGVHTMRLMTNNPAKFTGLKGYGLAVVGRVPVLTPITEDNMRYLETKRVKMGHVYGSDVQGPLSDFIKSNTDKQDPTEGNNKN; from the exons ATGGATTGCATTGCTCTTCAGCAATCATCGTTTCCTCACATCTTCATCACCTCCAAATCCCCGCACTCAACTCACACTCACCTCGCACCGATCCCGCCTCATAAAACCGCGTGTAAGCTTGCAGCCCTTGGATCATCAGACACCTTCTCATCAAATGATGAATCTATCCCTCCTCCCTTCGGAACTTTGGAAGCCCAAATTACTCAAGAAACCATTGATTTCTTCGTGAGCGATGCAGAGGGCGATCCTGACTGTCCATCTCCAGGCTACTCTCCCATTGACCAAGCTCTTTCTGCATTGCGCCAACAAAAG TTTGTGCTTGTTGTAGATGATTATGATGGTGATGATCATGTTGAAGGAAACCTTGTCATGGCGGCCTCTCATGTGAGCTCTGAGGCGGTTGCTTTCATGGTGAGGAACGGCTCGGGTATAATCTCAGTCGGCATGAAGGAAGAGGACCTTGAGAGGCTAGACCTCCCTTTGATGTCCCCTCAAAATGAAGATAATTCCTCTGCTCCTTCCTTCACTGTCACTGTG GATGCTAGAGTTGGAACATCTACTGGAGTGTCCGCTTCAGACAGGGCAAAAACAGTGCTTGCTCTGTCCTCTCCTGAGTCGAGGCCAGGGGATTTCAGAAGGCCGGGCCATGTATTCCCTCTCAAGTATAGGAAGGGTGGCGTTCTAAGTAGAGTTGGCCACACTGAAGCTTCTGTTGATTTGGTAACACTAGCTGGTTTGCAGCCAGTCTCAGTTCTATCGGCCGTAGTTGATTCAGAAGATGTTTCCATGGCCTCGATTGCCACTTTGAGAAAGTTGGCCTTGGATTATAACATTCCAATTGTTTCAATCACTGATCTCATAAG GTATAGGAGAAAGAGGGAAAAGCTTGTTGAAAGGACTGCAGTTTCGCGTTTGCCAACTAAATGGGGCTTGTTTGCGGTTCACAGTTATCGTTCGAAACTGGATGGGATAGAACATATAGCGCTTGTGAAG GGAGACATAGGGAATGGACAGGATGTTCTTGTGAGGGTTCATTCGGAGTGTTTGACAGGTGACATTTTTGGATCAAGACGATGCGACTGTGGCAATCAATTGGAACTGGCAATGCAGTTGATAGAGCAAGCCGGTAGAGGCGTTGTAGTGTATCTACGAGGGCACGAGGGGCGTGGGATAGGGCTTGGTCACAAGCTTCAGGCCTACAACTTGCAGGATCAAGGCCATGACACAGTTGAAGCAAACCTCGAGCTTGGTTTTGCAGCTGATGCGCGCGAATATGGGATAGGCGCCCAG ATTCTACGAGACGTTGGAGTTCATACCATGCGCCTGATGACGAACAATCCGGCCAAATTTACTGGTCTCAAGGGCTACGGTCTGGCAGTTGTGGGGCGTGTTCCTGTGCTGACCCCCATCACAGAGGATAACATGCGGTATTTGGAGACGAAACGCGTGAAGATGGGTCATGTTTATGGATCTGATGTACAAGGGCCACTGTCTGActtcatcaaatcaaatactGATAAACAAGATCCAACAGAGGGAAACAACAAAAACTGA